A DNA window from Methylobacterium sp. NMS14P contains the following coding sequences:
- a CDS encoding cytochrome b: MSATASTYVPKSRVAKWFEARLPIVGLVHSSFVAFPVPRNLNYFWTFGAILIAFLGIQIVTGVWLAMHYEPSATGAFNSVEKIMRDVNYGWLLRYAHANGASMFFVAVYLHMFRNLYYGSYKAPREVLYILGVVIYLLMMATAFLGYTLPWGQMSFWGATVITNILAAIPVVGDTIQTLLWGGYSVGNPTVNRFFSLHYLLPWMIAGVVVLHVWALHVTGQNNPVGIPIKSGKDAVPFTPYATIKDVFAVCVFMILFSWFLFYQPNYLGHADNYIQANPAVTPAHIVPEWYFLPFYAILRAVPSKLGGVILMFSAVVILAFAPWLDTSRIRSCNYRPLYRQFFWVFVGATLLLGWLGSQPPEGGYVLAAQVCTAYYFAHFLIVMPLCGLFETPKKLPGSILESVTGPGKQVSGSGMPAGAAAAPTTKG, encoded by the coding sequence ATGAGCGCAACGGCCAGCACCTACGTCCCCAAGAGCCGCGTGGCCAAATGGTTCGAGGCGCGCCTGCCCATCGTCGGGCTGGTGCACTCCTCGTTCGTGGCCTTTCCGGTCCCCCGGAACCTCAACTATTTCTGGACCTTCGGGGCGATCCTGATCGCCTTCCTGGGCATCCAGATCGTCACCGGCGTCTGGCTGGCGATGCACTACGAGCCCTCGGCGACGGGTGCCTTCAACTCCGTCGAGAAGATCATGCGCGACGTGAACTACGGCTGGCTGCTGCGCTACGCGCACGCCAACGGCGCGTCGATGTTCTTCGTCGCCGTGTACCTGCACATGTTCCGCAACCTCTATTACGGGTCGTACAAGGCGCCGCGCGAGGTGCTCTACATCCTCGGCGTCGTGATTTACCTGCTGATGATGGCGACCGCGTTCCTCGGCTACACGCTGCCCTGGGGCCAGATGAGCTTCTGGGGCGCCACCGTCATCACCAACATCCTGGCGGCGATCCCGGTGGTCGGCGACACGATCCAGACTCTGCTCTGGGGCGGCTACTCGGTGGGCAACCCGACCGTGAACCGCTTCTTCTCGCTGCACTACCTGCTGCCGTGGATGATCGCCGGCGTCGTCGTGCTGCACGTCTGGGCGCTGCACGTCACCGGCCAGAACAACCCGGTCGGCATCCCGATCAAGTCGGGCAAGGACGCGGTGCCGTTCACGCCCTACGCGACGATCAAGGACGTGTTCGCCGTCTGCGTATTCATGATCCTGTTCTCCTGGTTCCTGTTCTACCAGCCGAACTATCTCGGCCACGCCGACAACTACATCCAGGCCAATCCGGCGGTGACGCCCGCCCACATCGTGCCGGAATGGTACTTCCTGCCGTTCTACGCGATCCTGCGCGCGGTCCCGAGCAAGCTCGGCGGCGTGATCCTGATGTTCTCGGCGGTGGTCATCCTGGCCTTCGCGCCGTGGCTCGACACGTCGCGGATCCGCTCGTGCAACTACCGGCCGCTCTACCGGCAGTTCTTCTGGGTCTTCGTCGGCGCCACCCTGCTCCTCGGCTGGCTCGGCTCCCAGCCCCCGGAAGGCGGCTACGTGCTCGCCGCGCAGGTCTGCACCGCCTACTACTTCGCGCACTTCCTGATCGTCATGCCGCTCTGCGGCCTGTTCGAGACGCCGAAGAAGCTGCCGGGCTCGATCCTCGAGAGCGTGACCGGGCCGGGCAAGCAGGTGAGCGGGTCCGGCATGCCGGCCGGCGCCGCCGCCGCTCCGACCACCAAAGGCTGA
- a CDS encoding cytochrome c1, whose product MIMTRVLSTTAAAALAALLIGAVPVSAQEGHGGPIPARVNWSFAGVFGRFDTAQLQRGFQVYKEVCSACHSMKLVSFRNLAQEGGPHFSAGQVKALAATYQVKDGPNDAGDMFERPGRPADTFPPPFPNDQAAAAANGGKAPPDFSVIAKARTFSRGSLYFLTDWLPLVGYSEQGPDYIHALINGYEDPPKDFALPEGGHYNKYYPGHIIAMPTPITDGQVSYPKNDQGQPVVPETVDQYGKDVSAFLMWAAEPHMMDRKALGFRVILFLIILSGLLYYVKKKIWADVGGEVHGLQPELHKTY is encoded by the coding sequence ATGATCATGACCCGCGTCCTCTCGACGACCGCCGCGGCCGCCCTGGCGGCCCTCCTGATCGGCGCCGTGCCGGTCTCCGCCCAGGAAGGGCACGGCGGGCCGATCCCGGCCCGCGTCAACTGGAGCTTCGCCGGCGTGTTCGGCCGCTTCGACACCGCGCAGCTGCAGCGCGGCTTCCAGGTCTACAAGGAGGTCTGCTCCGCCTGCCACTCGATGAAGCTGGTCTCCTTCCGCAACCTCGCGCAGGAGGGCGGGCCGCACTTCTCCGCCGGGCAGGTCAAGGCGCTGGCCGCGACCTACCAGGTCAAGGACGGGCCGAACGACGCCGGCGACATGTTCGAACGGCCGGGCCGGCCGGCCGACACCTTCCCGCCGCCCTTCCCGAACGACCAGGCGGCGGCCGCGGCCAACGGCGGCAAGGCGCCGCCGGACTTCTCGGTGATCGCCAAGGCGCGTACCTTCTCCCGCGGCTCGCTCTACTTCCTGACCGACTGGCTGCCGCTCGTCGGCTACTCGGAGCAGGGACCGGACTACATCCACGCCCTGATCAACGGCTACGAGGATCCGCCTAAGGACTTCGCGCTGCCGGAGGGCGGCCACTACAACAAGTACTACCCCGGCCACATCATCGCGATGCCGACGCCGATCACCGACGGGCAGGTCTCCTACCCGAAGAACGATCAGGGCCAGCCGGTCGTGCCCGAGACGGTCGACCAGTACGGCAAGGACGTCTCGGCTTTCCTGATGTGGGCGGCCGAGCCGCACATGATGGACCGCAAGGCCCTGGGCTTCCGGGTGATCCTGTTCCTGATCATCCTGTCGGGCCTGCTCTACTACGTGAAGAAGAAGATCTGGGCGGATGTCGGCGGCGAGGTCCACGGCCTCCAGCCGGAGCTGCACAAGACCTACTGA
- a CDS encoding S-methyl-5'-thioadenosine phosphorylase, with product MSAAVLGVMGGSGVYDLPGLEDVREERVASPWGEPSDALRIGRIGDTKVVFLARHGRGHRLSPSGINYRANIDALKRAGVTDLVALSACGSFREDLPPGLFVLVDQFVDRTHGRASSFFGDGCVAHVSLAHPVGPGLQARIAQAAKAEDIAVHRGGTYVCMEGPQFSSLAESRAYKAQGFDVIGMTNMPEAKLAREAEITYATIAMVTDYDCWHPGHDAVDVASVIAVARANADKAARLVARLARDFPAEREPCPAGSHRALDGAIMTAPAVRDPALLAKLDAVAGRVLNG from the coding sequence ATGAGCGCAGCGGTACTGGGTGTCATGGGTGGCTCCGGCGTCTACGACCTGCCGGGTCTCGAGGACGTGCGCGAGGAGCGCGTGGCGTCGCCCTGGGGCGAGCCCTCGGACGCCCTGCGGATCGGGCGGATCGGCGACACCAAGGTCGTGTTCCTGGCCCGCCACGGGCGGGGGCACCGGCTCTCGCCGTCGGGCATCAACTACCGCGCCAATATCGACGCCCTGAAGCGGGCCGGCGTCACCGACCTCGTCGCCCTCTCGGCCTGCGGCTCCTTCCGCGAGGACCTGCCCCCGGGCCTCTTCGTGCTCGTCGACCAGTTCGTCGACCGCACCCACGGCCGCGCCTCGTCGTTCTTCGGCGACGGCTGCGTCGCCCACGTCTCGCTCGCCCATCCCGTCGGCCCCGGCCTGCAGGCGCGGATCGCCCAGGCCGCGAAGGCCGAGGACATCGCGGTCCATCGCGGCGGCACGTACGTGTGCATGGAGGGGCCGCAATTCTCGTCGCTGGCCGAATCCCGCGCCTACAAGGCTCAGGGCTTCGACGTGATCGGCATGACCAACATGCCCGAGGCCAAGCTCGCCCGCGAGGCGGAGATCACCTACGCGACCATCGCGATGGTGACCGACTACGATTGCTGGCACCCCGGCCACGACGCCGTCGACGTCGCCTCGGTCATCGCCGTCGCCCGGGCCAACGCCGACAAGGCGGCGCGGCTCGTGGCCCGTCTCGCCCGCGACTTCCCGGCCGAGCGCGAGCCGTGCCCGGCGGGCTCGCACCGGGCGCTCGACGGCGCGATCATGACGGCGCCCGCCGTCCGCGACCCGGCACTGCTCGCCAAGCTCGACGCCGTAGCGGGCCGGGTGCTCAACGGGTAA
- the hisB gene encoding imidazoleglycerol-phosphate dehydratase HisB has translation MRSASISRKTAETDIAVTVNLDGTGKSTIATGIGFLDHMLDLLARHALFDLDVKVDGDLHIDQHHSAEDCGIALGQAFAKALGDKRGVTRYADIHLPMDEALTRVCVDISGRPFLVFRTTFRVEKIGQFDTELVREWFQAFAMNAGLTLHVETLYGDNAHHIAESCYKGLARALRKAVAIDPREEGRVPSTKGSL, from the coding sequence ATGCGCAGCGCCTCTATCAGCCGGAAGACCGCGGAGACCGATATCGCGGTCACCGTCAATCTCGACGGGACCGGGAAGTCGACGATCGCCACCGGCATCGGCTTCCTCGACCACATGCTGGATCTGCTGGCGCGTCACGCCCTGTTCGACCTGGACGTGAAGGTCGACGGCGACCTGCACATCGACCAGCACCACTCGGCCGAGGATTGCGGCATCGCCCTGGGGCAGGCCTTCGCCAAGGCGCTCGGCGACAAGCGCGGGGTCACGCGCTACGCCGACATCCACCTTCCGATGGACGAGGCGCTCACTCGGGTCTGCGTCGACATCTCGGGACGGCCCTTCCTGGTGTTCCGCACGACGTTCCGCGTGGAGAAGATCGGGCAATTCGACACCGAGCTGGTGCGCGAGTGGTTCCAGGCCTTCGCGATGAATGCCGGCCTGACCCTCCACGTGGAGACTCTCTACGGCGACAACGCCCACCACATCGCGGAGAGCTGCTACAAGGGGCTGGCCCGCGCCTTGCGGAAGGCCGTGGCGATCGATCCGCGGGAGGAGGGGCGCGTTCCCTCCACCAAGGGCTCCCTGTAG
- a CDS encoding DUF2628 domain-containing protein — MRSYTLHLPDDARPGESVGLDRALLVRDGFSWPAFAFTVLWFLFHRLWLAALFVLAGLVALAAAGIALGLPAGAGLIVTLLAAWLVGLEASSLRRWTLARRGWPARDAVVAATPEEAEARALTRWIEASPSAPRAPFPSGPSRRAEPVIGLFPAQEGAR; from the coding sequence ATGCGCAGCTACACGCTCCACCTGCCGGACGACGCGCGGCCGGGCGAGTCGGTCGGGCTCGACCGGGCTCTCCTGGTGCGGGACGGCTTCTCCTGGCCGGCCTTCGCCTTCACGGTGCTGTGGTTCCTGTTCCACCGCCTCTGGCTCGCCGCCCTGTTCGTGCTCGCCGGCCTCGTGGCGCTGGCCGCGGCCGGCATCGCCCTCGGGCTGCCGGCCGGCGCCGGCCTGATCGTGACCCTGCTGGCCGCCTGGCTGGTCGGCCTCGAAGCCTCGAGCCTGCGCCGCTGGACCCTGGCGCGGCGCGGCTGGCCGGCGCGCGACGCGGTGGTCGCCGCGACGCCCGAGGAGGCCGAGGCCCGGGCGCTGACCCGCTGGATCGAGGCGAGCCCGAGCGCGCCCCGCGCCCCGTTCCCGAGCGGTCCCAGCCGGCGGGCCGAGCCGGTGATCGGGCTGTTCCCCGCCCAGGAAGGCGCCCGGTGA
- the hisH gene encoding imidazole glycerol phosphate synthase subunit HisH: protein MSTETVAIIDYGSGNLHSAAKAFERAARESGRDARICLTSDPDVVAAADRVVLPGVGAFADCRRGLDAVPGMVEAMTRVAHGAGRPFLGICVGMQLLASRGLEYTTTPGLGWIPGDVGPIRPSDPALKVPHMGWNTLRTERDHPLLAGIPTGEDGLHAYFVHSYALEAERPDDVVARAEYGGPVTALVARDNVAGTQFHPEKSQRLGLALIANFLNWRP, encoded by the coding sequence ATGAGCACCGAGACCGTCGCGATCATCGATTACGGGTCGGGCAACCTCCACTCCGCCGCCAAGGCCTTCGAGCGCGCCGCCCGCGAGAGCGGGCGCGACGCGCGGATCTGCCTGACCTCGGACCCCGACGTGGTGGCCGCGGCCGACCGCGTCGTGCTGCCCGGCGTCGGCGCGTTCGCGGATTGCCGCCGCGGGCTCGATGCCGTGCCCGGCATGGTCGAGGCGATGACGCGGGTCGCCCACGGGGCCGGCCGCCCGTTCCTCGGGATCTGCGTGGGGATGCAGCTCCTGGCGAGCCGCGGGCTCGAGTACACGACCACGCCGGGGCTCGGCTGGATCCCCGGCGACGTCGGTCCGATCCGGCCGTCGGACCCGGCCCTCAAGGTCCCCCACATGGGCTGGAACACCCTGCGGACCGAGCGCGACCACCCGCTGCTCGCCGGCATTCCCACCGGCGAGGACGGGCTGCACGCCTACTTCGTGCACAGCTACGCGCTGGAGGCGGAGCGCCCGGACGACGTGGTGGCGCGCGCCGAGTACGGCGGCCCGGTCACCGCCCTCGTCGCCCGCGACAACGTCGCCGGCACGCAGTTCCACCCCGAGAAGAGCCAGCGGCTGGGCCTCGCGCTCATCGCCAACTTCCTGAACTGGCGCCCGTGA
- the hisA gene encoding 1-(5-phosphoribosyl)-5-[(5-phosphoribosylamino)methylideneamino]imidazole-4-carboxamide isomerase, translated as MILYPAIDLKEGRCVRLIQGDMAQAKVFGDDPAAQAAIFEAQGFPWLHVVDLDGAFAGAPRNAEAVDAILARVSIPVQLGGGIREMKTLEGWLSKGVARAIIGTAAVRDPGFVREAARKYPGKIAVGIDAKDGRVAVEGWAQTSSMTAEELGRRFEDAGVAAIIYTDIARDGILKGLNVEMTLALAQAVRIPVIASGGLASIDDVHRLLQPDCALIAGAITGRALYDGRIDPEAALAAIAAARGPAA; from the coding sequence GTGATCCTGTACCCGGCGATCGACCTGAAAGAGGGGCGGTGCGTCCGCCTGATTCAGGGGGACATGGCGCAGGCCAAGGTCTTCGGCGACGATCCGGCCGCCCAGGCCGCGATCTTCGAGGCGCAGGGTTTCCCCTGGCTCCACGTGGTCGACCTCGACGGCGCCTTCGCGGGCGCGCCGCGGAACGCGGAGGCCGTCGACGCGATCCTCGCGCGGGTGTCGATCCCGGTCCAGCTCGGCGGCGGCATCCGCGAGATGAAGACCCTGGAGGGCTGGCTGAGCAAGGGCGTCGCCCGGGCGATCATCGGCACCGCGGCGGTGCGCGACCCCGGCTTCGTCCGGGAGGCCGCCCGCAAGTATCCCGGGAAGATCGCGGTCGGGATCGACGCGAAGGACGGCCGCGTCGCGGTCGAGGGCTGGGCCCAGACCTCCAGCATGACCGCGGAGGAACTGGGGCGGCGGTTCGAGGACGCGGGCGTCGCGGCGATCATCTACACCGACATCGCCCGCGACGGGATCCTGAAGGGCCTCAACGTCGAGATGACCCTGGCGCTCGCCCAGGCTGTGCGCATCCCGGTGATCGCGTCGGGCGGCCTCGCGTCGATCGACGACGTCCACCGCCTGCTGCAGCCGGACTGCGCGCTGATCGCCGGCGCGATCACCGGCCGGGCGCTCTACGACGGCCGCATCGATCCGGAGGCGGCCCTGGCCGCGATCGCTGCGGCGCGCGGCCCGGCGGCGTGA
- the hisF gene encoding imidazole glycerol phosphate synthase subunit HisF, giving the protein MLKTRIIPCLDVKDGRVVKGVRFEGLRDAGDPVEAAKVYDAAGADELCFLDITASREARGTLLDIVSRTAEACFMPLTVGGGVRTVEDVRALLLAGADKVAINTAAVKDPDLVARAAEKFGAQCIVVAIDAKRVSPPGAPAAWEIFTHGGRDPTGIDAVAFARLVAGKGAGELLVTSMDKDGTRSGYDLALTRAISDAVTVPVIASGGVGGLDDLVAGVAEGGASAVLAASIFHFGQASVAEAKAHMAAAGLAMRLDGPASSARAPQ; this is encoded by the coding sequence GTGCTGAAGACCCGCATCATCCCCTGCCTCGACGTGAAGGACGGGCGCGTCGTGAAGGGCGTGCGCTTCGAGGGCCTGCGCGACGCCGGCGACCCCGTCGAGGCCGCGAAGGTCTACGACGCGGCCGGCGCCGACGAGCTGTGCTTCCTCGACATCACGGCGAGCCGCGAGGCCCGCGGCACCCTGCTCGACATCGTCAGCCGGACCGCCGAGGCCTGCTTCATGCCGCTGACCGTCGGCGGCGGCGTGCGCACCGTCGAGGACGTGCGCGCGCTGCTGCTCGCGGGCGCCGACAAGGTCGCGATCAACACCGCGGCCGTGAAGGATCCCGACCTCGTGGCCCGGGCCGCCGAGAAGTTCGGCGCGCAGTGCATCGTCGTGGCGATCGACGCCAAGCGCGTCTCGCCCCCTGGCGCGCCGGCCGCCTGGGAGATCTTCACCCATGGCGGCCGCGACCCGACCGGGATCGACGCCGTGGCCTTCGCGCGGCTGGTGGCCGGGAAGGGCGCCGGCGAGCTGCTCGTCACCTCCATGGACAAGGACGGCACACGCTCCGGCTACGACCTCGCCCTGACGCGGGCGATCAGCGACGCCGTCACCGTGCCGGTGATCGCCTCGGGCGGTGTCGGCGGCCTCGACGACCTCGTAGCCGGCGTGGCCGAGGGCGGCGCGAGCGCCGTGCTGGCGGCGTCCATCTTCCATTTCGGGCAGGCGAGCGTCGCCGAGGCGAAGGCCCATATGGCGGCGGCCGGGCTCGCCATGCGCCTCGACGGCCCGGCCTCTTCCGCGAGGGCGCCCCAGTGA
- a CDS encoding dihydroorotase yields the protein MSSYLLANASLLDPATGRETAGAVLVRDGRIADIAAGAAPGAPSDAKRVDCAGRVLTPGLIDMRAFVGEPGAEHRETLASASAAAAAGGVTTLVCMPDTNPVIDEPAIVDFVLRRARDTASVNVLPAAAITKGLAGREMTEFGLLKEAGAVAFTDGLRAVANAQVLRRALTYARDFDALIVQHVEESALVAEGVMNEGELASRLGLMGIPREAETVMLERDIRLVRLTGARYHAAMISCADSVDIVRRAKQDGLPVTCGVSVNNLVLNENDIGHYRTFCRLSPPLRHETDRQAVVRALDEGVIDVVVSDHNPQDVETKRLPFAEAADGALGIETLLGAAMRLVHTGDLALPKLIAALTVNPARILGREAGRLAVGAPADLVLIDPDLPYVLDKRRLKSRSKNSPFDEARLQGAAVMTLVGGRIVHAVDDLAAAA from the coding sequence GTGAGCAGCTACCTTCTGGCGAACGCCAGCCTCCTCGATCCCGCGACAGGCCGCGAGACCGCCGGCGCGGTGCTGGTGCGGGACGGCCGCATCGCCGACATCGCCGCCGGCGCGGCGCCGGGCGCCCCGTCCGACGCGAAGCGCGTCGACTGCGCTGGCCGCGTGCTGACCCCCGGGCTGATCGACATGCGCGCCTTCGTGGGCGAGCCGGGGGCCGAGCACCGCGAGACCCTGGCCTCGGCGAGCGCCGCTGCGGCCGCGGGCGGCGTCACGACGCTCGTCTGCATGCCCGACACCAACCCGGTGATCGACGAGCCGGCCATCGTCGACTTCGTGCTCCGCCGCGCCCGCGACACGGCGAGCGTCAACGTCCTGCCGGCGGCCGCCATCACCAAGGGGCTGGCCGGCCGGGAGATGACCGAGTTCGGCCTGCTCAAGGAGGCCGGCGCGGTCGCCTTCACGGACGGGCTCCGGGCCGTGGCGAACGCCCAGGTGCTGCGCCGTGCCCTGACCTACGCCCGGGATTTCGACGCCCTGATCGTGCAGCACGTGGAGGAATCCGCCCTCGTCGCCGAGGGCGTGATGAACGAGGGCGAGCTCGCCTCGCGCCTCGGGCTGATGGGTATCCCCCGCGAGGCCGAGACCGTGATGCTGGAGCGCGACATCCGCCTCGTGCGGCTGACCGGCGCCCGCTACCACGCAGCGATGATCTCCTGCGCCGATTCGGTCGACATCGTCCGCCGGGCCAAGCAGGACGGCCTCCCGGTGACCTGCGGCGTCTCGGTGAACAACCTCGTCCTCAACGAGAACGACATCGGCCACTACCGCACGTTCTGCCGGCTCTCGCCGCCCCTGCGCCACGAGACCGACCGGCAGGCGGTCGTCCGCGCCCTCGACGAGGGCGTGATCGACGTGGTCGTGTCCGACCACAACCCGCAGGACGTGGAGACCAAGCGCCTGCCCTTCGCCGAGGCGGCGGACGGGGCGCTCGGAATCGAGACGCTGCTCGGCGCCGCGATGCGCCTCGTCCACACCGGCGACCTCGCGCTGCCGAAGCTAATCGCCGCGCTCACCGTGAACCCGGCGCGCATCCTCGGCCGCGAGGCCGGACGGCTGGCCGTCGGCGCGCCCGCCGACCTCGTGCTGATCGACCCCGATCTCCCCTACGTCCTCGACAAGCGCCGGCTGAAGTCGCGCTCGAAGAACTCCCCGTTCGACGAGGCGCGCCTCCAGGGCGCGGCGGTGATGACGCTGGTCGGCGGCCGGATCGTCCACGCGGTCGACGACCTCGCGGCCGCCGCATGA
- the plsY gene encoding glycerol-3-phosphate 1-O-acyltransferase PlsY, which produces MPPDLATPAALGGLALGYALGSIPFGLILTKFAGLGDVRAIGSGNIGATNVLRTGRKGLAAATLLGDALKGTAAVLIARHLGEGPALAAGLGAFLGHLFPVWLGFKGGKGVATFIGVLLAFSPPTLAVFAAIWLGLAFTLKYSSLAALAASAATPLVLWSLGAPAQALLFLLLGLLLWWKHAPNIRRLASGTEGRIGQKG; this is translated from the coding sequence ATGCCGCCGGATCTCGCGACCCCGGCCGCCCTCGGCGGCCTCGCCCTCGGCTACGCCCTGGGCTCGATCCCGTTCGGGCTGATCCTGACGAAATTCGCCGGCCTCGGCGACGTCCGGGCCATCGGCTCCGGGAATATCGGCGCCACCAACGTGCTGCGCACCGGCCGCAAGGGCCTCGCCGCGGCGACGCTGCTGGGCGACGCCCTGAAGGGCACCGCGGCCGTCCTCATCGCCCGGCATCTGGGCGAGGGCCCGGCGCTCGCCGCGGGGCTCGGCGCCTTCCTCGGCCACCTCTTCCCGGTCTGGCTGGGCTTCAAGGGCGGCAAGGGGGTCGCGACCTTCATCGGGGTGCTCCTCGCCTTCAGCCCGCCCACCCTCGCGGTGTTCGCGGCGATCTGGCTCGGGCTCGCCTTCACGCTCAAGTACTCGTCGCTGGCGGCGCTCGCCGCCTCGGCGGCCACGCCGCTGGTCCTGTGGTCGCTCGGCGCCCCGGCGCAGGCGTTGCTGTTCCTGCTCCTCGGCCTGCTGCTATGGTGGAAGCACGCGCCCAACATCCGCCGACTCGCGTCCGGCACCGAGGGGCGCATCGGCCAGAAGGGCTGA
- the dprA gene encoding DNA-processing protein DprA codes for MQLTETQRLDWLRLIRTEGVGPRTFRRLVNRFGGAAAALDALPDLTGRQGRRIVPPTRGEAEAELAALARLGGRLVATGEAEYPRLLTQVDAAPPLLALRGAPILNRPAAALVGSRNASSAGLAFTERLARGLGEAGLTVVSGLARGIDARAHRASLRTGTIAVMAGGQDRIYPASHAALVEAILAEGGAVLAEMPMGWEPRGRDFPRRNRIISGLSYGTVVVEAARRSGSLITARYALEQNREVFAVPGSPLDPRAEGTNDLIRQGATLVSEVGHVLEVLGPIIERGPDAEAAPARGRPDLAEQPDFWDEIALDAADATLDPLPQRCAGASADGPARDDQPPEPQDDRARIVVLLGPSPVGTDELARSAGVGARTVQSVLLELELDGRIERHGSGTVSLVSR; via the coding sequence ATGCAGCTCACCGAGACCCAGCGGCTCGACTGGCTGCGGCTGATCCGGACCGAGGGCGTCGGCCCCCGCACCTTCCGGAGGCTCGTGAACCGGTTCGGCGGCGCGGCCGCCGCCCTCGACGCCCTACCGGATCTCACCGGCCGCCAGGGACGGCGCATCGTGCCGCCCACGCGCGGTGAGGCCGAGGCCGAGCTCGCGGCCCTGGCGCGCCTCGGCGGGCGGCTGGTCGCCACCGGCGAGGCGGAGTATCCGCGGCTCCTCACACAGGTCGACGCGGCGCCGCCGCTGCTGGCCCTGCGCGGCGCCCCGATCCTCAACCGGCCCGCCGCCGCCCTCGTCGGCTCGCGGAACGCGTCGTCGGCGGGTCTCGCCTTCACGGAGCGGCTCGCCCGCGGGCTCGGCGAAGCCGGCCTGACGGTGGTCTCCGGCCTCGCCCGCGGGATCGACGCCCGGGCCCACAGAGCCAGCCTGCGGACCGGCACGATCGCCGTCATGGCCGGCGGCCAGGACCGGATCTACCCGGCGAGCCACGCCGCCCTGGTCGAGGCGATCCTGGCGGAGGGCGGCGCCGTCCTCGCCGAGATGCCGATGGGCTGGGAGCCCCGCGGCCGCGACTTTCCCCGACGCAACCGGATCATCTCCGGCCTGTCCTACGGGACCGTGGTGGTGGAAGCCGCCCGCCGCTCCGGCTCGCTGATCACGGCGCGCTACGCCCTGGAGCAGAACCGGGAGGTCTTCGCGGTCCCCGGCTCGCCGCTCGATCCGCGCGCCGAGGGCACCAACGACCTGATCCGCCAGGGCGCCACCCTGGTCTCCGAGGTGGGCCACGTCCTGGAGGTGCTGGGACCGATCATCGAGCGCGGCCCGGACGCCGAGGCGGCGCCGGCGCGCGGGCGGCCGGACCTCGCCGAGCAGCCGGATTTCTGGGACGAGATCGCGCTCGACGCGGCCGACGCGACGCTCGACCCGCTCCCGCAGCGGTGCGCCGGCGCGTCCGCCGACGGCCCCGCCCGTGACGACCAGCCCCCGGAGCCGCAGGACGACCGGGCGCGAATCGTCGTCCTGCTCGGACCGAGTCCGGTCGGCACCGACGAGTTGGCGCGGAGCGCCGGGGTCGGCGCCCGGACCGTGCAGAGCGTGCTGTTGGAACTGGAGCTGGACGGACGGATCGAGCGCCACGGCAGCGGCACCGTCTCCCTGGTCAGCCGCTGA
- the ruvX gene encoding Holliday junction resolvase RuvX yields the protein MNFDAIRAFAAESRGGARLIGIDLGTKTIGLALSDLGRQIATPLETIRRVKFTPDAQRLAALCRQHAVGGLVVGLPLNMDGSEGPRVQSTRAFMRNLAPILPLPHVFFDERLSTAVVTRALIEADASRARRGELVDKLAAAYILQGCLDVMRNLADADADEDPEDHFLSG from the coding sequence ATGAACTTCGACGCGATCCGCGCCTTCGCGGCCGAATCCCGTGGCGGCGCCCGGCTGATCGGCATCGATCTCGGCACCAAGACGATCGGGCTCGCCCTGTCGGATCTCGGCCGCCAGATCGCGACGCCGCTCGAGACGATCCGCCGGGTGAAGTTCACACCCGACGCGCAGCGGCTCGCCGCCCTGTGCCGGCAGCACGCGGTCGGCGGCCTCGTGGTCGGGCTGCCGCTCAACATGGACGGTAGCGAGGGGCCGCGGGTACAGTCGACCCGCGCCTTCATGCGCAACCTCGCGCCGATCCTCCCCCTGCCCCACGTCTTCTTCGACGAGCGCCTCTCGACCGCCGTGGTCACTCGCGCGCTGATCGAGGCCGACGCCTCGCGGGCGCGGCGCGGCGAGCTCGTCGACAAGCTCGCCGCCGCCTACATCCTCCAGGGCTGCCTCGACGTCATGCGCAACCTCGCGGACGCCGACGCGGACGAGGATCCCGAGGACCACTTCCTCAGCGGCTGA